A window of Candidatus Poribacteria bacterium contains these coding sequences:
- a CDS encoding tape measure protein, which translates to MPNTLLTFEVEDRRARAAFSRLKREVDQLDSEFKDTRSEARAAGEAIDALGDRSRSASRDIDRLGDESQQSATQIDRLATAAKRQNTIWRDTNGRLRDVRGRFVSAGQGADLFANSLGGVRGVLTGLGAALAAREIFEFGVSSVRSAGQMEGLLRGLRAIEGTQADARLRDFNEIAKLPGLNTPQIIRYSNSLRAAGATTLEVDAIITTFGQTIVGLGGNAADTSRAMLQLTQAFGENKISQENFSTIKELIPNFNKLAQEVYNTDGSMDSLNKTFHASGQTLGTFLLPILAKLRQEIPAAPVDSYARSIDALQEEFNQLQIAIGDRLLPVVSGAARGFAELFDNITNFIQNTNAAKQSVEGFTTALNTATAAGAVNKAFEDRIAFLEQEKQALDAAAEGRANYFRFRGRDTEAGQRYKEITTELARLQAAQGNVSAQSEYLRNVQNGLATQARTLNTEIAALANEINGRTGKSVQGLNRQLSAKRAALKEVQTQLATNANALRALASANTSTAKSTEQAVSNAENFSLTLAKLRANAEDTRNALNISINPQQLTTGFQAALAASNAYYNARIANAQNALAQETAGTEAYNTLQTRIFELGRQRLQAERQITAENQRLLQQLSQQRIDTANAVSAAEVEGFKAAAQAGQVYIDQLTRQINAIPRVSSPDAQYGNFTSQLRRDFEETERQGHSLLAVMRQIANYAFATDLEDRIPDPIVRGAAIDERIAEEARGQQTLTDIRQAAGEQGRQFLNRVLRGEERDIQRSINARARQYRQFSSLVSNTFLDLATGRAQSFESVATAFIQQSLRIVLRAVVENQILKRLDDTLTASKIANIRKVAAAQQAGIGLPGVGNIPGLANIGNIGRSLSGGGVALGAASLLFPEQIKNLTGGIKDTIGSLLSNVAAAPDKAFGARQLFLKIGENETREITDYQDELREEDRL; encoded by the coding sequence ATGCCAAACACTCTTTTGACATTCGAGGTAGAAGATAGGCGTGCCCGTGCAGCGTTCTCGCGACTCAAGCGAGAAGTGGATCAGCTGGACTCCGAGTTTAAGGACACGCGATCTGAAGCACGCGCCGCGGGTGAAGCGATTGATGCACTCGGCGATCGCTCGCGCAGCGCCTCAAGAGATATTGACCGGCTCGGAGATGAATCACAGCAGAGCGCAACACAAATAGACCGATTAGCCACCGCCGCGAAACGGCAAAACACTATCTGGCGAGACACAAACGGTAGGCTTCGCGATGTGCGCGGTAGGTTCGTAAGTGCCGGGCAAGGTGCGGATCTCTTCGCGAATTCATTGGGCGGTGTCCGCGGGGTACTCACAGGCTTAGGTGCTGCACTCGCTGCACGCGAGATCTTTGAATTCGGCGTATCGTCCGTTCGCTCTGCCGGGCAGATGGAGGGCTTACTCCGGGGACTCCGAGCCATTGAAGGCACACAAGCAGATGCCAGACTCCGAGATTTCAACGAGATCGCAAAACTCCCCGGACTCAATACACCCCAAATTATCCGCTACTCTAATTCACTGCGAGCAGCAGGGGCAACCACTTTAGAAGTCGATGCGATTATCACCACCTTCGGGCAAACAATCGTAGGCTTAGGCGGTAACGCCGCAGACACTTCGCGGGCGATGCTACAGCTGACACAAGCGTTCGGTGAAAACAAAATCTCGCAAGAGAACTTTTCGACTATCAAAGAACTCATCCCGAATTTCAATAAACTCGCGCAAGAGGTTTACAACACCGATGGCTCCATGGATAGCCTGAACAAAACTTTTCATGCTTCCGGTCAGACATTAGGCACGTTTCTCTTACCCATTTTAGCGAAACTCCGTCAGGAAATCCCTGCCGCGCCGGTCGATTCTTACGCCCGTTCTATTGATGCCCTTCAGGAGGAATTCAATCAACTCCAGATCGCGATCGGGGATAGGCTGCTACCGGTCGTCTCCGGTGCTGCACGCGGTTTCGCGGAACTCTTTGATAATATCACAAACTTCATTCAAAACACAAACGCTGCGAAACAATCCGTTGAAGGGTTCACAACCGCACTCAATACCGCCACGGCTGCCGGGGCAGTGAACAAAGCGTTTGAAGACCGTATCGCTTTCTTGGAACAAGAGAAACAGGCACTTGACGCAGCAGCAGAAGGCCGCGCAAACTATTTCAGATTCCGAGGCAGAGATACGGAAGCCGGTCAACGCTATAAAGAAATTACGACCGAACTGGCGCGGTTGCAAGCCGCCCAAGGTAACGTCTCCGCGCAATCCGAATATCTCAGGAATGTTCAGAACGGACTCGCAACACAGGCGAGAACACTAAATACAGAAATCGCAGCGTTGGCAAATGAAATCAACGGACGCACCGGGAAATCGGTACAAGGGTTGAATCGGCAGCTCAGCGCGAAAAGGGCAGCACTCAAAGAAGTTCAAACGCAGCTCGCAACCAACGCTAACGCCCTACGCGCTTTAGCCTCTGCAAATACAAGCACCGCAAAGTCTACCGAACAGGCTGTAAGCAATGCCGAGAATTTCAGTCTCACTTTGGCGAAACTCCGGGCAAACGCGGAAGATACACGCAACGCACTCAATATCAGTATCAATCCGCAACAGTTAACCACCGGCTTCCAAGCAGCACTCGCGGCGAGCAACGCTTACTATAATGCTCGTATCGCGAACGCCCAGAACGCACTCGCACAAGAGACAGCGGGGACCGAGGCATACAATACACTGCAAACCCGGATATTTGAGTTAGGTAGACAACGGCTGCAAGCGGAGCGACAGATCACAGCTGAAAATCAACGGTTACTGCAACAGCTCTCACAGCAACGGATTGACACTGCGAACGCTGTTAGTGCTGCTGAAGTCGAAGGGTTCAAAGCTGCAGCACAGGCGGGGCAAGTCTACATAGATCAACTCACGAGACAGATAAACGCAATTCCACGCGTCAGCAGCCCGGATGCCCAGTACGGCAATTTCACCTCACAGCTCCGGCGAGATTTTGAAGAGACGGAACGGCAAGGCCACAGCTTGTTGGCGGTGATGCGGCAGATCGCGAACTACGCCTTTGCGACAGATTTAGAGGACCGGATACCCGATCCGATTGTCCGCGGGGCTGCCATCGATGAACGCATCGCCGAAGAAGCACGCGGTCAACAAACGCTCACCGATATCCGCCAAGCTGCCGGTGAACAAGGCAGACAATTCCTGAACAGGGTACTCCGGGGCGAGGAGCGAGACATACAGCGCAGTATCAATGCCCGTGCCAGACAATATCGGCAGTTTTCAAGTCTCGTTTCTAATACGTTCTTGGATTTGGCAACAGGTAGGGCACAGAGTTTTGAGAGCGTCGCGACGGCGTTCATTCAACAATCGCTGCGCATCGTTCTTAGGGCAGTGGTTGAAAATCAAATCTTGAAACGTTTGGATGATACGCTGACGGCTTCCAAGATAGCGAATATCCGGAAAGTTGCCGCGGCACAACAGGCAGGTATCGGGTTACCAGGAGTAGGCAACATTCCCGGACTCGCAAATATCGGCAATATCGGCAGATCGCTTTCGGGTGGTGGTGTTGCGCTGGGGGCTGCCTCGCTACTTTTCCCGGAACAGATCAAGAACCTCACCGGCGGGATAAAAGATACGATCGGCAGTCTGCTTTCAAACGTAGCGGCTGCGCCGGATAAGGCGTTTGGGGCGCGACAGTTGTTCTTAAAAATCGGAGAAAATGAAACGAGGGAAATCACCGATTACCAAGATGAACTTCGAGAAGAAGATAGGCTTTAG
- a CDS encoding helix-turn-helix transcriptional regulator yields the protein MPKKDTVKRPTAITPSAFKKRVGRSLKRIRKTAGLTQTEFGERIGIAYYQVSRYERGLDEISLWLAVRVCEEFHVELPDLIKEDIQPLVTTIEEAVAILGELSFPVADWKDGVISAAELIKVANAFD from the coding sequence ATGCCAAAAAAAGATACGGTTAAGAGGCCTACTGCCATCACCCCGTCAGCTTTTAAAAAGCGCGTCGGACGAAGCCTAAAAAGGATTCGGAAGACGGCGGGGTTGACCCAGACAGAATTCGGGGAACGCATCGGGATTGCGTACTATCAGGTTTCTCGCTATGAGCGCGGACTTGATGAGATCTCGCTGTGGCTCGCGGTTCGGGTCTGTGAAGAATTTCATGTAGAATTGCCCGATCTTATCAAAGAAGATATCCAACCGCTGGTGACAACAATCGAGGAAGCCGTCGCGATTCTGGGTGAGTTGTCATTTCCGGTTGCAGATTGGAAGGATGGCGTAATTTCTGCTGCTGAACTCATAAAAGTCGCGAATGCTTTTGATTAA
- a CDS encoding tyrosine-type recombinase/integrase: protein MKGTRPLNNNEILLVSACFDGSFEIRNRGLFMLGVSTGGRISELLSLRVGDVYQNGRPVTDLLYSKSIVKGGEVSRAVPVNRDGRQGIEDLVSWHRERYENAEASRPLFPSRNGRGEKGMSRRTAHDVLKEAFILAGLNGHLATHSLRKSFAQRLYDRTGDIFMVQEMLGHRNVATTQKYLGVNYANVREAVEEMSVSDENELHIMTFWAVR, encoded by the coding sequence ATGAAAGGTACAAGACCCCTCAACAATAACGAGATATTGCTCGTTTCAGCATGCTTTGACGGCAGCTTTGAAATCCGTAACCGCGGGCTTTTCATGCTCGGTGTGAGCACAGGCGGACGCATCTCCGAATTGCTCAGCCTACGCGTCGGGGATGTCTACCAGAACGGTCGACCGGTAACCGATCTGCTCTACAGTAAATCTATCGTCAAAGGCGGTGAAGTCTCAAGAGCTGTTCCTGTAAACCGAGACGGCAGGCAGGGAATTGAGGATCTCGTCAGTTGGCATCGAGAGCGATACGAAAACGCCGAGGCGAGTCGTCCGTTGTTTCCATCGAGGAACGGTCGGGGCGAGAAGGGGATGTCCCGCCGAACCGCACACGATGTTTTAAAAGAGGCTTTCATCTTGGCGGGGCTGAACGGACACTTGGCGACGCATTCCCTGCGGAAAAGTTTCGCCCAACGGCTTTATGATCGCACCGGTGATATTTTCATGGTGCAAGAGATGTTGGGTCACCGGAACGTCGCGACGACCCAGAAGTACTTGGGTGTCAATTACGCGAATGTCCGGGAAGCCGTTGAGGAGATGTCGGTAAGTGATGAAAATGAACTGCACATAATGACGTTTTGGGCAGTTCGCTGA